The Cryptosporangium aurantiacum DNA segment CACCGCGCACGGAGCCCACTCTCGCCGACCCGGAGCTCGCCGCCGCGATCACCCGCCGCATCCCGCTCGGACGCTGGGGTGACCCGCGCGAGCAGGCCGAAGTCATCTGGTTCCTCGGCACCCCGGCGTCGTCGTACGTCACCGGTGCCGTGCTCCCCAGCGACGGTGGTCTCACCGCGACGAACGGGTTCCTCCTCCCGCCCACCTACGACGGCGAGCCACCCTGCTGAGTCGGCGTCCGCTACGCTCGGCGACCGTCCGATGTGGCCGACAAAGGTGAGCGATGATAGACGTTTCCGACCTCGTCACCGACGACTTCGCCGAGTCCGTCGCGAGCCGGATGGCGCAGTACGTCGACTCCGTCCCGCGGAAACCCGCGGCCGAGCTGGGTCGGGTGGGCGCGCCCCAGGACACCGAGCGCGCCTCGCCGCACGCCCGCGTACGCGCCATCCAGGCCCGCCGCGCGAGCCGCCGTTCCCGCCGGCCGGGGCCCGAGCCGCAGCCCGCCCCCGGCCAGGGGCGGCACAGCCTCCGGCCGGGGGCCGAGCCGCAGCCGGTCGCACTCGCGGCGCTGCGCGGGCAGGATCCGCTGGTGGTCGAACGCCTGCTCGGGGCGCTCGAACGTTCGGTCGCCGACGCCCCGGCCGGCCTGCCGGACCTCTCCGCGCACCTGCGGCCGCTCCCGGACGGTTCGCACATCGCGTTCCTGTCGAGCGGCAGGGAGAGCGCGGCGTACACCGCGGCGTCACTGATCGACCGGTTGCGTCCGGGCGTCGCCGACCTGGTTCTGGCGCTGGCGCGAGCGCTCGCGGAGCATCCGGCGATCCAGCCGCACCTGCGCGCGGATCCGGCCGTCCCGCCCCCGGCCACGGCCTCCTCGTCGGCCGACGCGGCGTCGGCGGACGCGGCCGCGGCGTCGTCGTCGGCGGCGTATTCGGCGGCGGCCGACGGCGAGGAGGCTGTGGCCGCGCAGCACGGGGCGGCCTACCTCGCCCTGTCCGTCGCGACCGCGAGCGCGGTCATCACGCAGGCTGACGCGCCGAACCTCGTGGAGCCCGCCGCGGCCGTCGTCGGCCTGGGCCTCGGCACCGCCGCCACGCTCCTGGCCGAGGTTCCGATGCCGGCGGCCTACGCCGCAGCGCTGCTCGAGCGGATCCGCGCGGAGTACGTACTGCCCCGCCACGCGTACGGCTCGGTGCGGGTGGCGGATCACCGGTTCGCGCTGGCCGAGGGCGGGGTCCCCGAGGGCGGGGTCTTCGAGGGCAGCGTCCCCGAGGGCAGCGTCCCCGAGGCCGCGGACTTCTCCGCGAACGGACTGGTAGCCGTGGTCGACGGCGGCGCGGTGATCCGCACCGGCGTACCCTCCGGCCACGTGCAGATCCAGCTGGCCGTGCTCGCCGCCGCACCGTCCGAGGTGGAACCCGGCTGGGAGGACGTCGTCGAGGTCAGCTGGCGCGCACGGGAGGGCCGGGCCTCCGTCGTCGCCGCGGAGCCCCAGCTACAGCAACAGACCCCGCCGTGGCCCGGCGACTACCGGCTGCGGGTGCACACCCGCGGACGGGACGAGGTCGACCACCACTACGAGAGCTACCGGCTGGTCGTCTGGGCCGCCCCGGCCGCGCCGACGATCATCCACCAGCGCTCGGACGCGCTGGGCCACCGCCTCCGCGGCGAGCCCGAGCCGGTGCGTCCGGCGCGGCCCGAACGCGCCTACCGGTGGATCCAGCGGAGCGCGCTGTCCACCGCGGCGACGGTCACCGTGACGACCGGCGCAACCGTGGACGAGGTCCTGCGCGCGTTCGGCGCCGACCCCACGCGCCCGGAACCGATGGCGCTGCTCCAGCACGTCGCGGACTGGGTCGCCGTCCTCGACGTCGGCGACGCGATACTGGCCGTCGAGTTCAACGGCTACCTGGGTTCCCGCGAGCCGATCCTGTGCGCCGCCTCCGCACAGGGACGGGCGGCGAGCATGTTCTGGAACGTCAACGCGGTGACCCGGCTCTCGTTCGCCGAGCACGGCGAGCTGCTAGCCGGGTTCGAACCGTGGGGCGACGTCCCCGCCGAACCGGCAGTCGCCGCAGCACTCGACGGACTGGACTTCGCCGAACTCGGCGACCGCGAAGAAAAGGGGCTGCTGGCCGTCGAGCGGTTCACCGGTCGCGGGCTTCGCGAGGAAGACCTCGCACGCGTCGAGGAAGCCGGCCTCGGCTACCGCGTCTCGTCCCGGTAGCCGCCGTGCGTGCCACGCTGACCACCGCGCGCCTGGTGCTGCGCCCGGCCACCGACGCGGACGTCCCGGCGCTCCGCGCGCACTGGAACCGGCCGGAGGTCCGGCGTTTCCTGTTCGATGACACCCCGGTCGGGGTGGCTCAGGCCCGCGGTCTGCTGCCCGATGTCTGGGTGGTACACAAGCGCACGGGGACGACGTTCGTCGGCGCGGTCGGGCTGCGACAATTGGACGACGTCGGGCACGAGGTGCTCTACAGCCTCGAGCCGACGCACCAGGGAAGCGGCTACGCCACCGAGGCCGCCGCCGCAGTGGTCGACCACGCACTGGACACGCTGGAACTGCCCTACGTCGTCGCCGAGGTCGACGAGGCGAACGTGGCCTCGGCCGCGGTAGCCCGGCGCCTCGGCATGACGCCGTTCGCCACCGTGCCCGGCCCCCGCGGCCCGCTGATCCGCTACCGCCGCCGCGCGATTTCTGTCGGTGGGCAGCTTTAGAATTTCGCACATGAGTTCGATGGTCGAGTGTGTGGCGGTGTTGCGGGAGCTGGCCGGGGAAGACCTCGGCGGGCTCCCCGATTCCGCGCAGCTCGGCCGGGTGGAGGACTGGGAAGAGATCGTGCGGGTGGCCCAGGCCGGCCTTGCCGAGGCCGTCGGTGCGGTGCACCGCCGAGGCGCGGTCGCCTACAACGGTGCCCCGTCGACGAAGGCCTGGCTGCAGGGCTCCTTGAGGATGACCTCCGGTGAGGCCAGCGCTCTGGTCGATACCGCGCGCCGGTTACCGGTTCTGCCGCGTTTCGCCGGCGCCCTGTCCGCCGGCAGGGTGTCTTTCGGGCATGTGAAGGTCGCCGCGTGGCTCGCCCGGAAAGTCGACGCGGTCGATCCGGATTTGGTGCCGGTCGCTGAGGAGATGTTGTTCGAGAACGCCCACCGGCTCAGCTGCTCGGAGTTGCGGCAGATCGCCAAACGGATCCTCGAGCACCTGCTTCCGGCGAAAGAC contains these protein-coding regions:
- a CDS encoding DUF6461 domain-containing protein codes for the protein MIDVSDLVTDDFAESVASRMAQYVDSVPRKPAAELGRVGAPQDTERASPHARVRAIQARRASRRSRRPGPEPQPAPGQGRHSLRPGAEPQPVALAALRGQDPLVVERLLGALERSVADAPAGLPDLSAHLRPLPDGSHIAFLSSGRESAAYTAASLIDRLRPGVADLVLALARALAEHPAIQPHLRADPAVPPPATASSSADAASADAAAASSSAAYSAAADGEEAVAAQHGAAYLALSVATASAVITQADAPNLVEPAAAVVGLGLGTAATLLAEVPMPAAYAAALLERIRAEYVLPRHAYGSVRVADHRFALAEGGVPEGGVFEGSVPEGSVPEAADFSANGLVAVVDGGAVIRTGVPSGHVQIQLAVLAAAPSEVEPGWEDVVEVSWRAREGRASVVAAEPQLQQQTPPWPGDYRLRVHTRGRDEVDHHYESYRLVVWAAPAAPTIIHQRSDALGHRLRGEPEPVRPARPERAYRWIQRSALSTAATVTVTTGATVDEVLRAFGADPTRPEPMALLQHVADWVAVLDVGDAILAVEFNGYLGSREPILCAASAQGRAASMFWNVNAVTRLSFAEHGELLAGFEPWGDVPAEPAVAAALDGLDFAELGDREEKGLLAVERFTGRGLREEDLARVEEAGLGYRVSSR
- a CDS encoding GNAT family N-acetyltransferase, whose amino-acid sequence is MRATLTTARLVLRPATDADVPALRAHWNRPEVRRFLFDDTPVGVAQARGLLPDVWVVHKRTGTTFVGAVGLRQLDDVGHEVLYSLEPTHQGSGYATEAAAAVVDHALDTLELPYVVAEVDEANVASAAVARRLGMTPFATVPGPRGPLIRYRRRAISVGGQL